The Pyxidicoccus sp. MSG2 DNA segment TCAGTGGCGACCCGGCGCACCCAGTGCTCCTGTACGTCGGTCAGACCGAGGACCTCCAGCAGCGCTTCGCCAATCACCACAAGGCATTCAGCTTCGCCTTGTTCAAGGCGACGCAGCTGGCGGTCCACCTCGAGCCCAATGAGTTGATGCGACGCGTGATCGAGGCAGACCTCGTCGGGCACTACTCCCCGCAGCTCAACCTGACGAACCACGGGTAGAAACGATGTCCAGGCCCTCCGCCCTCGTTGAGGTGGCAGAGATTTCGCCGGGTTTCTCCATTCCGGGCGCAATCCAGCACGACCCGAGCGGGAAGTATCAGCTCATCCTGCCTCGTCACCTCGACGGGGGCGGCCGGCCGTTCGTCTACAATGAGGAGCGCCATGCGATGCGCATGGCGCTCCCCGCTCGCGCCGATGCCTATCTGGTGCGGCCGGGCGACGTGCTCTTCGTCTCCCGCGGCGACCGCAACCGGGCGGTCGCGATTCACGACTGCCCCGAGAAGACGGTCGTCCCGACCACCTTCTTCGTTTTGCGGCCTCGGGGCGGCATCTTTTCGGACTACTTGGCCTGGTACCTCAACCAGGTGCCCGCGCAGGGGGCGATTACGCAGATCCGTACCGGCGCGGGGACTCCGATGGTGCAACGAGCGAAGTTCGGGGAACTGTCGATTGTGGTCCCACCGATTGAGCGGCAGCAGCGCATCGCGCACCTCGGCGCGCTGATGCTGGCCGAGCAGGAGTTGGTTGACCGACTCGCGGCGGTTGTGGCTCGACGGAGTCGCCTCATCGGACGGCGTCTC contains these protein-coding regions:
- a CDS encoding restriction endonuclease subunit S translates to MSRPSALVEVAEISPGFSIPGAIQHDPSGKYQLILPRHLDGGGRPFVYNEERHAMRMALPARADAYLVRPGDVLFVSRGDRNRAVAIHDCPEKTVVPTTFFVLRPRGGIFSDYLAWYLNQVPAQGAITQIRTGAGTPMVQRAKFGELSIVVPPIERQQRIAHLGALMLAEQELVDRLAAVVARRSRLIGRRLIENS